The Amblyomma americanum isolate KBUSLIRL-KWMA chromosome 2, ASM5285725v1, whole genome shotgun sequence genome contains the following window.
TAACCTAAACCTATTACCTCTTGCATCGCGTTGAAAGCTCACACTGTTGTGGCTCTCTTGCAGTATGTTTTACTATGATGATTCGCACGATGAATTTGCCATTCCACCTTCATGTGTATCCACGAGCACAGACCACATTCACTAAAGGTTGGCATGAAAAACTGGAACCGCCTTCCCTCTCCTGTTGCAACATTGAATAAATATTTTGATTGCATCCTGCCGTGCGCAGTATAGTGAAAGAAAACAGTCCTCAATATTTTACAAAATCGCCTAACTTTTATGTCTGTGCATAAAAATATTTAATTTCGCCACACAGTGTATTCCGAAATGTTACCGCGAAATATTGCCTGCATATCGTGTTATGATGTCTTGGTGCAAGAAATCATACGTACATTATAATAAGTATTGCCTTGTATACTGGAGGCCTCATCTGTTACTAACATGTGTTACTTGCATGTTTACGTTGTTCCTGGGCATATCTTTCTTTTTgtattcatcccccccccccccctgttgtgTTTTTTTGCTTGTaggtaataataaataaataaaaacagcgttgctttctcttttcttttttttttggggggggggggggcaatagaGCACAACTCGCAAGGAAACATGCAGTGGCGACAAGTCAACGCGAGTTACCTTTCCGCAGCTTACGGGAAGGCGTACTTCCTGCTGTCCACTGCTGTTTCGGCAATAAGCCTCTCCGCCGACATCATGATGCTGAAGGCCATCAAGTACGGGGTACGTTTGTCGATATCGCACCCATTAACCTTTGAATAATGGTAACAAAACAATGGAAGTCAATAAAAATTGGTCTATGACAGTTGTATCAACGTATTAAGTCATTTATACGGCTATGTTCCAGCTGATATAAATTTATTTCGTATTGCAAAAGGAGTTCTTCAGGAAACTGCAACATGCGTAGTATATAAAGGGTCCTAGGTGACTGCTAAAAATGTTGTTGTGCTAATAGATTCTCGCTTTACTAAGAACTTTCTGTTTAGTTCGTACTGGAAGGAGTTTATAGGAACCGAGGTCCGTTTGCGTAAGATGCTCAGAAAACTACATAAAATAGTTTGCCATTTCCGAAGAAAGCATATCTAAAACAAAACACCTCCACCTGATAGATTTCGCGCATTTACTACTCAATGGCTACGGTGTTTTTCTGTTGAGCCGAAGGGCGCCCAGTCCTGGAAGCGGCAACAGCATTCCGACAGAGGTCGAGCGCAAAAAATTCCCGCGTTTTGTGCAATGTCTGCGCCGTCGAAGAACCCCGAGTGGTTGAAACTGATGTCTAGCCCTCCAGTGAGGAGTATTTCGTAACACGTGCGCCGCTGAGGAATATTCAACCCCACATACTATTGGATATAATTATCGAAGCTTACACAGCAACCTTCATGGGCGAATTAACAGAAATAAACTTGATCGTACAAATTTTTACCCTCTCAAAAAATAGACGTTAGCATATTCCGCTCCCCGGGCGCTTTTGGTGTTAGGGTTGGCAAAAACGTGGTTCACTAATGTCCGCCACGCTGATATGGGCAGTGTAATCGGGAAAGTGGTGGGCGCCATTGTAGTTGTAGACAGTCGGcgcctgatacctgatttaatatctgcagtgggtccttggacctaagatttCAAACTTATTTTGGAAAATGGCGGAGTgtttggcttgaagcactctggcatgggtcggcccggtattgcactgcctccgggatcggcccggggcgtaTTAACgtggcgcgtcttttctttcactctttggtctcctatcctttacccctcctactttcagcacgcggcagcgagcgcggctcggcttgagccagtaggcaggcccgtgcactttccttttccttcttcccctcagcaacatcagtcagtcaagTGGTGGGAATTAACATGTGGGAATTAACAATCAGTCAAGTGTCCCGACATTGTCTTTATGATAAAAACGGTACTAGCATAAATCACAGCTGCCGTCTATGTTTTCGGTACTTCAGCAGAACACTATCCTATTGATGTGTGCTCTACAGCAACGGATAGCCACTCTTTTCAAATTTTAATGGCAACCACAGTACAACAGGTAACAGAAATTAATGTTTGGTTGCTGATTTTCTTGGCGGGGTTATTTCAGAACGTTAGCAAGTCAGCGACCAATCAGGAAGCCGCCGTGCCGAAGGTAAGCTTTCAACTTTTTCCGACATTTGCAGTGATATTTTTTGCAATTGACTTTAACGCACATGTTAACACACGAGTTGAAGCTTAAACATCACCAGGCTCTGTGCCTCAACACTGGCCAGGGTGACTATGATAGCTGCACCACCTCTGTTAGCTTCCTGATGAGCACTGAAAACCTCTAGGGGCCCATATTGTCTTCTAAATATCAGCGGGCGCTGCACAATGGCGCATAGTTATGAAGACTAAGTGGTATACAAGGGACTTAtgaatcataataataataattgtttttttggggaaaggaaatggcgcagtatctgtctcgtatatcattggacacctgaaccgcgccgtaagggaagggataaaggacggagtgaaagaataaaggaagaaagagctgccgtagtggagggttacggaataatttcgaccacttggggatctttaacgggcactggcatcgcacagcacacggccccttagcgttttgccttcataaaaacgcagccgccgcggtcgggttcgaacccgggaactccggatcagtatggATCCCCACAAGTGTTATTGGTTGATTTTGATTCCAGTTAAATACTGATCAGTGATCTCTTCAAGCGCGTTTAAGAagcccatgtggtcaaaattactcCGGAGTCCTCCGCTTAGCGTCCGTCATACCCCGCGGGTTGCTTAAGGTTATTAAAACGCGCATACCTTAATATATCTAGTGCCtccaataaaaaatgaaaaatggaacCATACTCTCGGAAACCGAGACGTTCCTCGCGGTATACTCGTCAAGGCTATCTTTTCAGGGGAGTTTTCTTTGAAAACCGGTTTCCGCCGTGGTAATAAAGCAAGTGCTAAAGCTGGAAAGCTCACTTTTTCAGTAAAGAGACATTGAGCACATATTATTGAAGGCGGCTTGTATCGATAGGCTGAGGTGTTATAATTACAAATAGTCTACattcactgaaaacagagctgcGATTTCATAAGCCAGAATAGGCAAATAAACTAAGTGCAAGTATCTCCATCAAGCTGCGATGACATCAAGAAGATCACTGAGGCTGCACTGCGCTGCTATCCACTTCTCAACattgatcacggagtcctttaaGACTTCGCCGCCTCTAGTTTGAATCGAGTGCTGGCCGAAAAAATTGTTACATGCTTAAATTTAATTTTGTCAAAAATAAACGCATCGTTTGCTGTGGGGCAAATATCAACATAATCAGATAATGAGAGAGAGAATCAGTTTATAATGAGAACGAAAataatatacccccccccccccccccccactgtctCTTATAATGTACGTTCCCCCACCGTGCAGTCACTAGCTGCACTGCACAACTCTCTTAAAACCACCGCCACTGAACAAGCGGCGTGTTCACATGCTCTGACCGCACCCTTCACCATATACTTAATCGCTTGATGTCGACATAGCCTTCAAAGTCACCTCTTTTGCGAGATATCATAGAACCGCGTCCAGGCATAACATATTCTTTGTCGTCTTTTTGTTTCTACCACTGTTGCGCTGCAGACGTCCCTTAAATTGATGGAGATGGCACTCAGCACAAAGTTGTTCGTCATCGCCTTCGAGTTCTTTGCTCCGACTGTCTACAACTACAATGCCGCCCAAAGTGTGAGTATAGTCTATGCAGTCTTCGCGCTGTTAACgttttccttcttcatttcttactttttatcGGTCTTGCTTTTTGTCGTGTGACAACTGCACTACTCGTGTCTCTGTCTCTTTGAAGCTATAAGTCTGCGATTCACTTTGGCCCACTGAATGCAACCATTGGCAACAAAGCacgtgttaaaaaaaaattagcggtggccTAGGCAATGCCCAGACTGGTTTGGCGATAGCGCAAAGATCCGACCTGGCTTGCCAAGCACGACCTAGCACAACCACACATGCTGCAGACACGAACTGAAATTGATTAGTGGTCATGTTTCACGTTTTGTCGTTTGAATTTGGCGCCCTCCTCTTGGTCGTGGAGTGCCTACGAGGTGGAATACTGGCGCAGCTGTACAGGCGCAGACATAAGTAAACAGAGCACTCCATTCCGTTCTAATTGACATCTCTCCTTTCCCATAGGACATCAGGAAAAAATATTTGTTCATGAGAAAGCGATTTATACCACAATTGCCTGTCTCAATTAGGAAGCGAGTGAAAAATGTTAGAACAAAAAAGCGTGCTTCGTTTACTTTTGGCCGCGCCTGTACGTATTGCCGGACCAGCGGTACCGTCCCAAGCGTTAAGGCATACATCATCTTAGCGAGCCGATGCTATTTCATCCTTATTTTCACGTGTTtatttcatgcctcacgtgacgtaTACACTCTGTACGCATCAGAGCCGTCATTCGAATGTTTAAACGAAAACAGCACCAAGAATAAATTGGATTATCATTTATTTTGCGGTCGTAGTGGAATACTAGGATGTGATGCATGCAGTACACTTTAGCCTAACGTATCACTACAaataagaaaacacgcaagcaaaaatttaatGTTTATACTCTTTCAAGTTAACCTCACTGCACAGAGAAAGATAACTTTATTCCGACGCAGAATCCAGTGCCGAGGGAATTATGCACAAGACTCACCACGACCAAATGGTCCGTCAGATGTCCGAGAATAGCAGGGCCACTCCACGACGAGGGCCTGGTGTGGTCCAATTGAAGTCAATTGCTTAAATTAAGACTGACTAAAGGAACAAGCGAGTTTGCAGTTAACAGCGCGCTGAGCATTTGCTACCCCACTCATATATGTATTTCAAAAATCTCTGAACAGAATTTTTGAATTCAATCTTTTCTAGTGCAATTGCTAAAGCTTGCTTTCACTGATTCCGTTTCAGCCAGCGGTAAGTAAAATTTTCAGTGAAATTTATAACCTGCAGCTGCAGAATTTAGAAATTTTTCGGGGCGATATTTACGTTTCAGTAATTTTGTATACATTTCATTTATTATTTCCGGCCACTTACTGACCGTATCAGTGGTGATAAAGAGCTGCTGCAGTCTTCAAGAGGATGCTTATCTCAGTGAAAGGGCTGAGGCATGACAGAGGGCTCCTACATGTTACATTGTCTGTTTCAGGTGGTTTTTCCATACAGCTGCTTAGCGAAGTTATACCTACAAATCGCTACAAATCTGGATTCCTGAGCCAATGCTGCTTCCCGCCCTActctccttttcctttttattttgtcGATTCTCGTTTTGTGGCCAGGCTCTTATAGGCTGGGACTCCGCAGATGAAGCCCCGCTTTTAGAAAGCAAGCCTTCACAGACGCTGCTCTGGAAGGAATAGCGTAAATGACACGGATACATGAACGATCTCTCAGTGATGCTTGCAACTCATAAAATGTGTTACCAGTTTACACATTAACTAATTGCATCTGTTTAAAAGAAAGAGAGCAAGCAGCGGCTTCTAATCCAGTTGAAAAAAACTCTAATATCTATGCGAAGTCAAAGACTATTTCATTTTCCCTATACATCCTGAGTGTTACAGGATTGACGGCAATGGAAGGTGATATGGGCCTCGACAACGCGCGGTATCGCCATTTTGGGCGTCGATTCCTTTAAAGCGTATACCATGCGTACATGGCTTTACCAACCTGACTTTAATAAGATTTATTTCATTCTTCGCAGTTTCTAAGAAGCctacaacaaaaaatgacgtgGCAAGACGTAAGCAACTGCCGAATTCCTGAGGGGGAGTGTACAAGCATGACGCACTTTTCGAAAGAGTTCATTGTGTTCCGAAAGTGTTTTTAGACCTGTTGAAATATAAGGCCCAGGTTCctctcccagaaaaaaaaaataatgacgaAGATACGTTGCTAAATAGTGACCTATACTATGAAActacgaaaaaaaaaggtttctcgCTCCGCGGGTTTTGTTTTTGAAAGTACTGGATGCATAGTGGTCGCACGTAGGGCTGGCCATGTGCAACATTATATGAGCCTGTCTCATATGAACGGTCGCAAACCTTTGAGTTTGAGGTATTAGGCAGTTCCTGTGTTATCTTTCTCGCACCAGTTTCTTCGATTACGAAAATGCTTCGCCCCAGCTGAAAAACCATTAGAGTCGTTCCTCTAAGCGTATTTGTCTGATAGCTCGATTTCCAGCCGAATGGTAAACACCATGAAAAGCTTCTATAAAAGaaaagcaactttttttttctgaagcaacTAGCAACAACACCATGCAGCACGTAATAAAGAAGCGGCTAACTGCTTTTCCGGGATTTTGACATCAAGGTTTAACACCTCAACAATACATGGCGAAAATAACAAAGACTGCTGGATCTTCACTTGTTTAAAGTATCGATGTTACACTTCGCAAAAGCTAGAAAACGTGTGGAGACCtgagaaaggacaagacacagcGCTTGTGTCAATTGTCCTTTCTTCGGCTATGGTTGCATGATTTTGCACTGCTCCTTTTCCTAGgctcaaaatgcaccaactagccgaaaaagaagttttactgaaatATATATAATAGGTTAGTCGCACTTCGCGTTGTTGGTCTGCGCTTGAAAACTGTTCCGGGGCCGTTTTTAGTCTAGTATTTTTGATGAAAACGCTTCCTTaagcagccgccgtggtggctcaggggttatggttctcggctcctggcccgaaagacgcgggttcgatcccggccgcggtggtcgaatttcgatggaggcgaaattctaaaggcccgtgtactgtgcaatgtcagtgcacgttaaagaaccccaggtggtcgaaatatccggagccattcactgcggcgtccctcatagcctgattcgctttgggacgttacgccACCATAAGCCTAAAGCCACAAGCTTGCCTTGCGGGCGAAAATCTCAGTGTTTTAGCATCAAGAAAAATGGGTAGATGCCCATTATTTAAAAGCGCCATAAATCGCATGAAGGGAATACGAACAGCAGTTAACCGAATGGTGCATGGCGAATGCAACGAAGTAAGACTTCTGCGTCCTGAAGCTTGGTTCAAAAGGTAGTTCCTGCGTATCATCAAGGCCCGCCCATTCTTACTGAGGAAGCAAGCCCAtgtagcggaaaaaaaaaacccacaatGCCTGCAGTATTGAAATATTATAAGGAAAATATGATTGCGCCAATGTTCCGCAGCAGATAAAACTGTAATACACGCTAGGTCCCCCCACTTAACCGTCTATCTGGCAGTGCAGAAAAATATCGCGACATCGAGACTTTGTTGAACAGGACGGCTCTGAAATAGAGTCAATCTTTCATCTTTGTGCAGTCGCAGCGCATAAATCCTGGAGAATCAATACTGGTCGTGTGCAGAAAGCCAACATTTTTTATAAAATTTGGAAGTCGATTCTCATGCCTAAAAGAACACAATATTCTCCGCAAAAAAAGTAAGCACATTAGTTTGGAGACAATGTTTTGTTATGAGGCTAAGTAGCTGTACTTCAGGAGAGCTCGAACACACGAGTTTTGCGGCACCCGCTTAGGTTAATAAATGTATAAATGTAGACGCAGCTAACCGTTTTAAATAAACTGGTCTAGCGCAAGTTTTCGTCAAACAAACGCCGACACAGTATTTTGGTAAATTTATCAAATGAAAAAGTCGAAAACTTGGGTCTGGGAACAAGCCTGTCTAAACTGGGCGACCCTCTGCGGCCGTCTAATATACCAGCCAACCGTGGCCGCCAGTGAATAAGGCGAGTTATGTATCCAGCCGATCAATGCAGGTGCAGTTAACAGCATAAGAGAACAATCGCAGAAAAAAGTTATTGTTGTACGTACTCATTGTATCTCTCCATGCCTGGCGAAAGGATTGCAGCTCCCGGTTTCGCGTCGCTCTCTAGAGCGAAAAGTCACGTTGCTAATTTATTGTTCATACTCATTTATTTGTTTTCAGTATTTGAAAGGAAATCCTCCATCTGATTCTGTACAATTCGGGGTAAGTTTGAACATTAGCTAAACGTGCCCGTTCAATAATTTGTGGCAATTAAAAATTTTCTGACGGGTCGGTGCCCTTACTACCCCATTTGCAGACGTTGTGATTGCCGCACCAGGAAGTAAAAAGCAGCTACAAGGCATAATCTGCTTTGTGAAATACTACAGCTCGCACTTTTTACGTCCCGGAGAAAGCTCGCACTGTACACAGGGAAAATAACTTGAAAGCACTTGCGCGAACATTCGGTCCCCCACAAGCGATGTTATTGCATATTTCATACGTGATGACATTAAGGCCGATCTGCAAAAGCCAAAGACAGTGCGTGTTAATGGAATACT
Protein-coding sequences here:
- the LOC144119657 gene encoding uncharacterized protein LOC144119657, yielding MVAIHTVSSICLLCAGLNVMYIISSVLKIHEDIVPYGKAYFLLSTAVSAISLSADIMMLKAIKYGNVSKSATNQEAAVPKTSLKLMEMALSTKLFVIAFEFFAPTVYNYNAAQSALIGWDSADEAPLLESKPSQTLLWKE